A genome region from Anastrepha obliqua isolate idAnaObli1 chromosome 4, idAnaObli1_1.0, whole genome shotgun sequence includes the following:
- the LOC129243595 gene encoding uncharacterized protein LOC129243595 encodes AAKNKDVGQLNANILLHLKSIKLALSLTDVKSHANQRLANKSCLPIDELWKHLKIPLILVSGYKAPEGKLKDHFNSKILTVICLQEQLNLKLLSIMAANLQHRRQTRIILRIAVAKPSPTLLTTLRNYLEVQIMSNVIAIFNDFYTESLIYRYYPFPSGRWMPEPLNQTQSYFSCHYTNLQGKTFITLPGQTEPRTMIYEDASGQQHLSGYIGRLMIAFAEKYNVTFQYLHPVTPGDGLHSSVLSDYVTEGILDIAITLSPSSYDVKATYPYMSYTVESIEWFIVLPCPQPLEYSKIYLMVVTTQVITILAILGFLFSILDNFIKHKFYKKSNDFNLFNVLVNENIFRGIFGLSLRIRKRPILSMKILYTFLFLLGLFVSSLYSAYFQSLFTSPPLKPRILTFDDMRRANFKVMLNRNEVEIVQRSLGPAFNQTFKDIIQLEDTKTFKRHRGEYDTTFGYSMPESIWPIFELQQQKFEKKVFCLAPTLKISDRILMSIPLAENSYLMEPLNKMILRVIETGLLEQWRTMTFMDMWATGKLSLKDNSSMEHFHDIRVEDMKLPWCLLLCGLGMSSFVFIMEICVFELRKRRKHEE; translated from the exons CTTCATTTAAAGTCAATTAAACTAGCGCTGTCACTGACAGATGTTAAGTCGCACGCTAATCAACGGCTGG CGAACAAAAGTTGTCTACCTATTGACGAACTGTGGAAGCACCTAAAAATACCGTTGATACTCGTCTCCGGCTATAAGGCACCGGAAGGCAAGCTAAAGGACCATTTCAACAGTAAAATTCTCACAGTAATTTGCTTGCAAGAACAGCTCAATCTCAAGCTACTCAGCATTATGGCCGCCAACTTACAACATAGACGTCAGACTCGCATTATTTTACGCATCGCAGTCGCAAAACCCTCGCCCACGCTTCTAACTACCTTACGGAACTACTTGGAAGTTCAAATCATGTCGAATGTGATTGCGATCTTCAATGACTTCTACACAGAATCACTGATCTATCGATATTACCCATTTCCCAGTGGACGTTGGATGCCCGAGCCATTGAACCAAACGCAGAGCTACTTTTCTTGTCATTACACTAATCTGCAAGGGAAAACTTTCATTACTCTACCGGGACAAACTGAGCCACGTACTATGATTTACGAAGACGCCTCAGGTCAACAACATTTGAGTGGCTACATTGGCCGTCTGATGATCGCCTTTGCGGAAAAGTACAATGTCACATTCCAATATTTACATCCAGTCACACCAGGTGACGGTCTACATTCGAGCGTTCTGAGTGATTATGTCACGGAAGGTATTTTGGACATAGCAATCACTTTAAGCCCATCATCTTATGATGTGAAGGCCACCTATCCGTATATGTCGTATACCGTGGAGTCGATTGAATGGTTTATTGTATTGCCATGTCCGCAACCGCTTGAGTATTCGAAAATATACTTGATGGTCGTCACGACCCAAGTCATCACAATTTTAGCGATTTTGGGTTTCCTCTTCTCAATTCTGGACAATTTTATAAAGCATAAATTCTACAAAAAGTCAAATGACTTCAATTTGTTCAATGTATTAGTTAATGAAAATATCTTCCGCGGCATTTTTGGCCTATCTCTACGCATACGAAAACGtccaatactttcaatgaaaaTACTTTACACTTTCCTCTTTCTACTCGGCCTCTTCGTTAGCAGCCTGTATTCAGCTTACTTCCAATCGTTGTTCACGAGCCCTCCACTAAAGCCGAGGATTCTTACATTTGATGATATGCGACGCGCTAATTTCAAAGTCATGCTCAACCGCAATGAAGTCGAAATAGTACAAAGAAGTCTGGGACCTGCTTTCAATCAAACATTCAAGGATATAATACAACTAGAAGATACCAAAACATTTAAGCGTCACCGTGGTGAGTATGACACAACATTTGGCTATAGTATGCCGGAATCAATTTGGCCCATTTTCgagttacaacaacaaaaattcgaaaaaaaagtattctgTTTGGCTCCAACGTTAAAGATTTCTGACCGTATATTGATGAGCATACCCTTGGCTGAGAATTCATACCTAATGGAGCCCTTGAACAAGATGATACTTCGAGTAATCGAAACAGGTCTTTTGGAACAATGGCGCACAATGACTTTCATGGATATGTGGGCAACTGGGAAATTATCGTTGAAGGATAATAGTAGCATGGAGCACTTTCACGATATTCGTGTGGAAGATATGAAGTTGCCGTGGTGCTTACTACTCTGTGGACTGGGCATGagcagttttgtttttattatggaAATTTGTGTATTCGAATTGAGAAAGAGGAGGAAGCATGAGGAATGA